From Pandoraea vervacti, the proteins below share one genomic window:
- a CDS encoding non-heme iron oxygenase ferredoxin subunit: MSGNWIEAASRDAIPEDDVIGVIVGGRDIALYGVDGEVFATDNVCTHGNARLCDGFLDGHEIECPLHQGKFDVRTGAAMCAPLTEAVRTYPIRIEAQKVFVDLG; the protein is encoded by the coding sequence ATGAGCGGCAACTGGATTGAGGCGGCGTCGCGCGACGCCATTCCCGAGGACGACGTCATCGGCGTGATCGTCGGCGGACGCGACATCGCGCTGTACGGCGTCGATGGCGAAGTGTTCGCCACGGACAACGTCTGCACCCATGGAAATGCGCGGCTGTGCGACGGGTTTCTGGACGGGCACGAGATCGAGTGTCCGCTGCATCAGGGCAAATTCGATGTCCGGACCGGCGCGGCCATGTGCGCGCCACTGACCGAAGCCGTCAGAACCTATCCCATCCGTATCGAAGCGCAAAAGGTGTTCGTGGATCTGGGATGA